In a single window of the Bradyrhizobium erythrophlei genome:
- a CDS encoding major capsid protein — protein MTVTALADLIVPTIFNNYVQTLTTEKSRLFRSGIITDLSSVIDAQIEGKTVNMPFFNDLDTSDEEVVLDDTTDLAVGKMTTGQDVAVKLLRGKAFGATDLSADLTGADPISQVAERFANWWDIRFQRALLATLNGAMGAANMTENVNDISGLTGGAAAFDADSFIDSAFLLGDEQGGLTGVAVHSQTLKAMVKADLIDYIPDSEGKLTIPTYMGKLVIEDDGMPVTGAGADRVFTTYIFGQGAIAYGEKSPRVAVEVERRALVGMGQEYIVNRRQWVMHPRGVKWIGTAVGPTPTNVELANSASWTRVYDHKLIRIVAFKHKIAA, from the coding sequence ATGACCGTTACCGCTCTCGCGGACCTCATCGTCCCGACCATCTTCAACAACTACGTGCAGACGCTGACGACCGAGAAGTCGCGGCTGTTCCGCTCCGGCATCATCACCGACCTGTCGTCCGTCATCGACGCGCAGATCGAGGGCAAGACGGTCAACATGCCGTTCTTCAACGACCTCGATACCTCGGATGAGGAAGTCGTGCTCGACGACACCACCGACCTGGCGGTCGGCAAAATGACCACGGGTCAGGACGTCGCCGTCAAGCTGCTGCGCGGCAAGGCGTTCGGCGCGACCGACCTGTCGGCCGACCTGACGGGCGCTGACCCGATCTCCCAGGTTGCCGAGCGTTTCGCCAACTGGTGGGACATCCGCTTCCAGCGTGCGCTGCTCGCGACCCTGAACGGCGCGATGGGCGCGGCCAACATGACCGAGAACGTCAACGACATCTCCGGTCTGACCGGCGGCGCGGCGGCGTTCGACGCCGACAGCTTCATCGACTCGGCGTTCCTGCTGGGCGACGAGCAGGGCGGCCTGACCGGCGTTGCAGTCCACTCCCAGACGCTCAAGGCGATGGTGAAGGCGGACCTCATCGACTACATCCCGGACAGCGAAGGCAAGCTCACCATCCCGACCTACATGGGCAAGCTGGTGATCGAAGACGACGGCATGCCGGTGACCGGCGCCGGCGCTGACCGCGTGTTCACGACCTACATCTTCGGCCAGGGCGCCATCGCCTACGGCGAGAAGAGCCCCCGCGTTGCGGTGGAAGTCGAGCGGCGTGCTCTGGTCGGTATGGGCCAGGAGTACATCGTGAACCGCCGGCAGTGGGTCATGCATCCCCGTGGTGTGAAGTGGATCGGCACCGCGGTCGGCCCGACGCCGACCAACGTGGAGCTGGCGAACTCCGCCAGCTGGACCCGCGTGTACGATCACAAGCTGATCCGCATCGTGGCGTTCAAGCACAAGATCGCCGCCTAA
- a CDS encoding gp436 family protein, translated as MGYATKDDIDQLYGTDLLVRVADYNRDGTPDPDVIAKGLQAADEICDAYLSAQYAVPVTPVPGIVKNCAIDIAVYKMALGRTGRTDEMRVRYEDALSILEKISTGKVGLGLPNVTTQPIDPTTGKPQVDANGNPVLVTTDPNVKRSGGSFDCGRA; from the coding sequence ATGGGCTACGCGACCAAGGACGATATCGACCAGCTCTACGGCACCGATCTCCTGGTTCGCGTGGCCGATTACAATCGCGACGGAACGCCTGACCCGGACGTCATCGCAAAGGGCCTGCAGGCAGCCGATGAGATCTGCGATGCATATCTCTCGGCGCAGTATGCCGTGCCGGTCACTCCGGTGCCCGGCATCGTCAAGAACTGCGCAATCGACATCGCCGTCTACAAGATGGCGCTCGGCCGCACTGGCCGAACTGACGAAATGCGCGTGCGCTACGAGGATGCGCTCTCAATCCTCGAGAAGATTTCGACCGGTAAAGTCGGTCTCGGTCTGCCGAACGTCACGACGCAGCCGATCGACCCGACCACCGGTAAACCCCAGGTCGACGCCAACGGCAACCCCGTTCTGGTGACGACCGATCCGAACGTGAAGAGGTCGGGCGGTTCGTTCGACTGCGGGAGGGCGTAG
- a CDS encoding phage virion morphogenesis protein translates to MAEVKIEIDAMGLAVLNRRLNKLLHKAKNLEPVWEDAADYMVRSTVNRILRTKTGPDGERWAALSDLTIQLKGHDRQLFESGDLYRSVHVEDVSKEGFAIAADSDHASFMQDGVNTVRGKYRSKKPSPQVPARPFMGFSDQNVREISKMLREYLAEGGD, encoded by the coding sequence GTGGCTGAGGTCAAGATTGAGATCGACGCCATGGGATTGGCGGTTCTCAATCGACGGCTGAACAAGCTTCTGCATAAGGCCAAGAACCTGGAGCCGGTCTGGGAAGACGCTGCCGACTACATGGTTCGGTCGACCGTCAACCGCATCCTGCGGACCAAGACCGGCCCTGACGGCGAACGCTGGGCGGCCCTGAGTGATCTGACCATCCAACTTAAAGGGCATGACCGGCAGCTGTTCGAGAGCGGAGACCTGTACCGCAGCGTCCACGTCGAGGACGTCAGCAAAGAAGGCTTCGCGATTGCCGCCGACTCCGATCATGCATCGTTCATGCAGGACGGCGTCAACACGGTCAGAGGCAAATACCGATCCAAGAAGCCGTCGCCGCAAGTTCCGGCTCGACCGTTCATGGGCTTCTCTGATCAGAACGTCCGGGAAATTTCAAAGATGCTCCGAGAGTATCTAGCTGAGGGAGGCGACTGA
- a CDS encoding GPW/gp25 family protein: MAALPTDHLIDIDRETGEYIQGWPRIKQSIFVILTTRLKSRLMRLWWGSQFIDMQDKPMNEETIMSGMMAAISAINTYEPEFKVTRVSIDSADASGDITITVEGVDLIDNAARRVKTVI, from the coding sequence ATGGCAGCGCTTCCCACTGATCATCTGATCGACATCGATCGTGAGACTGGCGAGTACATCCAAGGATGGCCTCGCATCAAGCAGAGCATCTTCGTCATCCTCACCACCAGGCTCAAGAGCCGTCTCATGCGCCTGTGGTGGGGCTCGCAGTTCATCGACATGCAGGACAAGCCGATGAACGAGGAGACGATCATGTCCGGCATGATGGCAGCGATCTCCGCGATCAACACCTACGAGCCTGAGTTCAAGGTCACCCGCGTGTCGATCGATTCGGCCGACGCATCGGGCGACATCACCATCACGGTGGAAGGAGTCGATCTCATCGACAACGCAGCGCGCAGGGTGAAAACCGTAATTTAG